One Periplaneta americana isolate PAMFEO1 chromosome 8, P.americana_PAMFEO1_priV1, whole genome shotgun sequence genomic region harbors:
- the LOC138704531 gene encoding splicing regulator SDE2: MLFISCQFLRDAKIEKSPILASDVKRIVRSGEVFGENDIYLLYNGKKLSDDAILTSGIVHIVPRLPGGKGGFGSMLRAIGAQIEKTTNREACRDLSGRRLRDINEEKRLKNWIAQQAEREREAAERKRRKLERLKQEPRHNFQDHTYEEERSQLTEKVSDAVEQGFRIASSSNGAPGCSQKRKATSTATTSAKKKTCLWLGVDEDLDSENDSDSSEDGDGTSMEKSSKEKKTITTEVSEDSSVSSSCTSNGNKNNIDEKPDKVTLKTPESTNSSTVATNI; encoded by the exons atgttattcatatcgtgTCAGTTTTTAAGAGATGCAAAAATCGAGAAATCGCCAATCCTAGCTTCAGATGTAAAACGCATAGTACGGTCTGGTGag GTATTTGGAGAAAATGACATATATCTGCTGTACAATGGCAAAAAGTTGTCTGATGATGCCATTCTTACAAGTGGCATTGTCCATATTGTTCCAAGACTTCCTGGTGGAAAAGGAG GTTTTGGCTCCATGTTACGGGCTATTGGTGCCCAAATTGAGAAGACAACGAACAGAGAGGCATGTCGGGATCTGAGTGGTAGACGCCTGAGAGATATAAATGAAGAAAAGAG GTTGAAGAATTGGATAGCACAGCAGGCTGAAAGAGAGCGGGAAGCAGCAGAACGCAAGAGAAGGAAGTTGGAGCGACTCAAGCAAGAGCCAAGACACAACTTTCAAGATCATACATATGAAGAAGAACGCTCACAGTTGACGGAGAAAGTCTCGGATGCTGTGGAACAAG GTTTCAGAATTGCATCAAGTAGCAATGGAGCACCGGGATGCAGTCAGAAACGGAAAGCAACAAGTACTGCTACAACCTCTgcaaaaaagaaaacatgtcttTG GTTGGGTGTTGATGAAGATCTGGATTCTGAAAACGACAGTGACAGCTCTGAAGATGGAGATGGAACTTCCATGGAGAAATCGAGTAAAGAAAAGAAGACAATTACAACTGAAGTCTCTGAAGATTCCTCTGTCTCTAGTAGTTGCACTTCAAATGGTAACAAAAACAACATAGATGAAAAACCAGACAAAGTCACACTGAAGACACCTGAATCAACTAACTCATCTACTGTAGCAACAAACATCTGA